The Paracoccus liaowanqingii DNA segment CCGAAGCACCGAACATTGTCGATACGGGCATGACGCCATCCGAGGCGGCACCGCCATCGGGTTTGCTCGCCACCATTCTGGTTGTGGATGATGACTTTCTAGTCTTGTTAAATATGCAAGCCATGCTGGAGGATATGGGGCACCGTGTGTTTCCCGCCCATAACGGTGAGGATGCCTTGAAAATTCTGGATCGGGTCGATGAGGTGGATCTGGTGATTACCGATCAGGCGATGCCGCGGATGACGGGTTTGCAGCTTGCAGAAGCCATCCATCATCGACATCCAGATCTGCCCATCATTCTTGCGACAGGGTATTCAGAACTTCCGACAAATCATCCCAATGTCACCTCCAAACTTAACAAACCTTACTTTCAGGCTGAGTTGGACAAAGCCGTGAGCGAGGCTTTAAGTTCACGGCCGCGTCCGAACGTCATCCCATTCAAGCTTCCTGCAATCTGAAGTGTCTTTTCTGGAAATCTTCTTGACAATGGTTAATATATTTAGAGCTAATATTTCACTTGCAGGTTAAGCTGAACGTCAGTCGGCAAGAGTGCCGGTTGATCGGTCGACCCTTGGCAGGATCGCGGCATGTAGGGCGGCTAGGATGAATGTCCTTAGTTTTAAAATGGGCGAGTTCACGAGGATCTTGCAAGTGTTGTGGCCGGACCTCCAGAATACTGCAAAGATGATGCCTCCGGTTAAACGATGACCTTTGGGGCATCGAAGGCCATATAGTCGACACCTTGGCCACGGCCAAGTACTAAGGGTTTTGTAGCTTCAGGCTATTAATCCAAATGGTCAGGGTGTGGGATAGCTTACAGCGATGCCGATGAATTGATGTCCAACTTCCTTCAATAGGCGCCCCGCGCAAAAACACGTCGCTAAAGACGTCCTCATGCACGCCCTAAAAAAGATCTGGATGAAACCAGACAGGCCGTGGCATTGGCAGTTGCCCTCCTTCCAGTTATTTATTGGCGTCTTCAGGTGATTGAATTGGGCGCTTGACGGGAACAATGGCAGCCGAAGCTGGTTACAACGCCCGTAGCATCAAGAGGAGCGGCCCATATGAGCAATGATCCTAATCCTGACAAGGTACCGCCAGACACACAGGGAGCAGGAGAGAACCTTTGCCGGGGGTGTGAGGGATCAGGGCAAATGGACGGCAAGGAATGTCCCGAATGCGACGGGAGTGGGAAGGTCACAACGGGAATTGGCGGCGCTTAGCAGGCCGCTGAAAAAGTGCTGACCCGCCTCGACCTGGTGCTGAAAACCAGAAAACTTGTCCAGAAATCGCCTAAAAAGCACGGATTTTTGGTCCGTTTGCGTCAGTTTCGGAATGATTTCCGCCGCAGCGCGGTCCCAAAGCACTTTATCAGCGGCCTGTTATACCAACGGCCCTAAGCACTGACCCCTTTTGCGTATTCACGCGTGGCAATCGATCGGACGCGCTCGGGGTCGTTTGCGAAGGCGTTCCATGCGCTGCAGCATCGGTCGACAATGTCTGCGTAGGTGTCAAAGACGGTGATGGCGAGGCAGTTTGCGCGCAGATAGGCCCAGATGTTCTCAACCGGATTCAGCTCTGGCGCATAGGGCGGAAGCGTCACGATGGTGATGTTGTCGGGGATGCGTAGAGCACTGGAGTTATGCCAGCCGGCGCCGTCCATGACGAGCACGGCATGGGCGCCCGACGCGACGGTTTTTGCGATTTCAGCGAGATGAGCGTTCATGGCCGAGGTATCGGCACGTGGCATGACAAGTGCCGCGGTCGTGGCGCGCGATGGACAGACGGCGCCGAAGATATAGGCCCATTTGTAGCGGGTGTCGCGCGGCGCACGAGGTCGGGTTCCGCACTCGGCCCAGGTCCGGGTGAGCGTCCCCTGCTGGCCCACTCTGGCTTCATCCTGAAACCACACCTCCAATGGCTTCCCGTGCGCCGTCTCCGGTAGGGCGGCCTTTACCGTCGCGGCAAAGTTTTTTTAAATGCCTCCTGTGCCAACGGGTCGGATTTGGGGTGCTGTGGGCGCACCGACAGGCGGCGAAAGCCAAGGGCTGCCAGCTGCTTGCCGACCGTCCGCTCGTGCATGACCACGCCGAAGCGATCTTCGATCTTGCGCTTGAGATCGACGCAGCGCCAGCGGACCACCCCATCGGCCTCAAGGTCAGGCCCTTCACGGACCATCCGGGCAAGTTCCGCTTTCTGCTCAGAGTTCAGGAGCGGCGTCGGGCCTGCCCAATACCGGTTCGACAGACCGGTGATCCCCTCGGCGTTGTAGCGATGAACCCAATCGCGCAGGGTCTGCCGGTCCATGCCGCAGGCCTCCGCCGCCGTCTTGCGATCCGCGCCCTCCAGAACAAGAGCGATCGCCAAAATCCGCCGCACCGCTTTTGCATCCTTTGTGCGCGCCGCCGCCGCCCGAAGCTCACTTGTCGACATATCCGTTCGAGTGATCTCAATCGCCATCAGAACCTCCATCTCTTGATGGCAATGATTCAGATTTTCAGGTCGAAGGGAATCCCGTGAGTCAGAGCTTAGGGCTGTTGGTATTAGTCTGGGTCCATTCAAATATGCAGCCCTACCACTTCCATATCAGCGCCAGGTCTCGCGAACAACTTGTAAAACTTTCTGCGGTTACTGCAGTTTTATTAATGTCATCATAATTTGGAATATATGCAAAACTTCAGAAGATTCTCACCAATTCACACAGACTTCTTAATGCAATGTTTCGATATAGCCTCTGAATATCTGTATTAGCAAAAAGGAAACTCCAAACCTGTAACTCATAAGCTGTGCAGATCTCGATCGCTATCATCAATTTTTTTATCTCCGAGACTGGCTCCATATTGTGTTCGTTTTTTTACTAACTTCTCCATAAGAGTTTTCTAGCTGTTCTCTTTATGGGCAGAACTCGTCAAATGAATACGCCTTACTATTGTACGTTTCCTCACTGATGCGACAGAAGTGGTGGAATGCCGTGCTGACGATAAGTTATTTGCCACGAACCATGGAGATGACATGCCCATCTTGAAATCCGCCAGTGAGAAAGCTGCCCGCGCTTTTGAGATGGAAAGGCTTCGCGTAGCCATCACGCAGCAGAGGCTGATGCTCGATCAGAAGAATAATGAGCAAATTCAAAGGATGATCGAAGCTAAGGTCGCCGAAGCCGATCGGCGCCTTCGGCGGCAGCGTACTCCGGTCACGCAATCATAGAAGAGAGCCTGTTCTTCGTCGCGAGAACTGGCCAAGTTGCCTGATTCACCGTTCCGGGGGCTTCGGCGACAGATGTCGTGCGGCGGCCCGGAACGACGCGCTGGCGGGCCTAAGCCTGGCGGAGAAGCTGCGGACGGGGCAGCTTGTCGCCCGAGAGCGTGGCGGCCCTGCCGATGTTAGCAGAATTTATCGTGACGGGTCCTGCAGCGGCGATGCCGGTAGAGACGGAGGTCGCCACCGGCGTGGCGATCGTTGTCGGCGATTTCGTAATTCGCGTCGTCGCCGACGCCGATGAGGTCCTGCTGACGCGGTCGATCCGGGCGGTGCGGGCGGCAGCATCGTGATGTTCGGCGCAGTCAAGGAGGGGCAGTGACGGTCTATGTGGCGATGTGCCCGGTGGACTTTCGCGTGGGGAGTGAAAGAAGTCAGAAAACGGTCCGGGGGACTGTTTTCCCGACGAACGGTCTGGCGCTGGCTGTGCAGGAGATGTTCGGACTCGACCCGTGTCTCGCGGGGGCGGTCTTCGCGTTCCGTGCGAAGCGGGCGGCCCATATCAAGCTTTTGGTATAGGATCAGACCGGAATGGTGCTCATTTACAAGCGCCTTGAGGAGGCGATTTCGTCTGGCCCGACGTGCGGGACGGGATGACGCCCTCTACTCCTGCACGCTACAACAGCTCCATCTGGCCAGTCCCAAACCCGGTGTAGTTTAGGCTACCCGTTCCGCATGAGCGGGTAGCCTGTCAGTGTAGGTGCTTCAGATCAAGAGCGCCTGCTTGTCGTAGTATGGACGTCGTCCCGCTGACGCCCTTTCAGGCCGGCAAGCCCGAGCAGTCCCAAAAGGCCGAGCAGGCCCCAGTCGAAACCGTCATCTTGCTCAACTCCGACCGGCGGCGCGTTTGCAGGCTCGGTGGTCGCCACCTGGGCCAAAACGGGGCTGCTAGTAATGAGAACGAGAGCCACGGTGCAGATGCGAAGTCCTTTGGACATGATAAATTACTCCTGTTCTGCCATCCTACTGGTCTGGCGAAGTCGTAACAGGACGCAAGGGGAGATGTTCCGGAGATCGGAGAGCGCCTTCACCTTTCAACCGCCGGGCTGTAAGGGCGGCCTTCTGGCGTCATCACACGGACAACCCCAATGCAGGTGACCGCCCCAGGGAAGAACCAAGTCTTATATGTCGTATGAACAGCGGGTGGGGATCTAGACCTGTCAGTCCAGTCCACGCTAGACGTGGCTGCGCTGGTGCCGTTTGCCGTCGCCCTTCGTGGCGTTCTTCCGTCCAAAACTTGGCGCAGTCATATGCTGGGCGTCTGCGCTTTGGCCGGGCTGGCGTTGCGGCAAACGGTATGGTCTGAACCACCCCTCCACTTTTGGGAGAAAGGAGGGGGCCCGATTATTGACGCCCACACCAGGAGGGGCATGCTCGAAAACACTGCTGACGACGCAGAAATTCGAAATCTATAACCTTGGCGGCATGAGCAACGCAGTAATTTTATGCCGTCCCTTACATGAGCTTTTGAGACAGTCGATGAACAAGACCAACCTGGCTGGACGGCGCATTCTTGTGGTAGAAGATGAGCTTATCTTGAGCCTTGATCTCTGCGCACAGATAGAGGAATTCGGCGGAGTGGTGGTCGGACCGGCGCCCACCTTGGAGAAGGGCCGCTTCCTCTTTTCTTCAAGCCCTCTGCCAGACGGCGGCATCCTCAATATGCGGATTGTCAAAAATATGATCTACCCTCTGGCCGATGATCTGCTGGCAGCGGGCGTGCCCTTTATTTTTGCAACCTGCGCGAATAAAAGGTCTATTCCGCAAAGGTATGCAGGCATCCCGCTTGTCGGCAAACCGATCGATATCCTGCATGTCGCTGAGGAACTGTTTCCTGTATGTTCAGAATTAGGGCGGGCATGACCAATTGATACGCGACACTTCTGGCTGATCAGATAGCGCATGCAGCTGGTCTTCCCGCCGCTATACCAGACACTCAAGCTGTTGCGTTTGACCTCTTTCGACAAGGCAATGCGCCTCCGGCCCTATCAGCAGGCAATAGACATGAAAGCCGGCTGGCATGAGGTTGGATCAGATATCACTTTGTCCTTGAACCCAGCTGCTGCAGGAAAAGAGGCAACGCGTACTGGCCCGCAAGAGCGGTATCCGTCTCACCTCTTTGCTGGCTATACGCCGCGCTCAGCACCCTGTCATTCCCGAATTCCCGACGCGCTTCCAATCGGGAACATGTCCTCGCCGTAATAGTGCAGCTTGACGTGATGGGTCCTCAAACAACTTGATGGCTATGAATTACCTGAGGCGGTTCGTTGAGCAACGGTCCTGCCAGGGCGCACCATTCTTGGAAGGCGGGGGCCTTACGGAAGACATTCATATGTGCATCGACAGAGTTCCCGTCCACGCGCAGCAGGTAGTGTCCCGGCACCTCAATGACCCATTCGAGGCGCATATCGAAGCAGCCATCGGCCGCCAGAAACAGTGGTTTCGCCGGCTGCACCGCAGCCTCAAAGGTATCAGCCGATGCCGGGTCTACCGTCAGCGCAGCAACTTCATGAATTACGCGCGTTTTGCCTTCTCATGCTCGTCATCGATAGACTGCTCGATCCCGGTCGCGACCATGGTGCGCGTCGCGTCTACTGTCGCGTACGTCCAGAAAATCCTCATCAGCTCTTGGCTCTCGTTCAGGAAGCGGTGCGGGACATTGGCAGGGATCCAAGTCGTGTCGCCGGCCCTCAGTTGGTGGCGCTGGCCGTCGATCTCGGCCACGGCGTCGCCTTCCAGGATCAACACACTTTCTTCGCAGTTGTGGAAATGTATGCCGATCTTGGCGCCAGGATCGAAAGCCGTGATGCCATTGATAAGGCTCGTGGAGCCGCAGCTGCGGGTCACCAGGGGGATGGTGCGGGCGCCGTTGGCGCGGTCGTTTACCGGCAGCTGGTCAGGGCGCAGGATAGCGGGATCTGTCATGATGTTGTCTCCTTACTCGGGCGCTTTGGTGGACTGATACCAACCGCCCTAAGCATTAGACTAACCGCTTTTGCGTATTCACGAGTGGCAATCGATCGGCCGCGCTCGGAGTCGCTGGCGAAGGCGTTCCATGCCTTGCAGCATTGGTCGACGATGTCTGCATAGGTATCAAAGACGGTGATGGCGAGGCAGTTTGCGCGCAGATAGGCCCGGGTGTTCTCAATCGGGTTAAGCTCTGGCGTATAGGTCGGAAGCGTCACGATGGTGATGTTGTCGAGGATGCGCAGAGCGCTGGAGTTATGCTAGCCGGCGCCGTCCATCACGAGCACGGCATGGGCGCCCGGCGCGACGGTTTTCGCGATTTCAGTCAGATGGGCGTTCATGGCCGAGGTGTCGGCACGAGGACAAGGTGGTTGACGCGCTACACTGCTCCGAGTTCAGGAATGGTGTCAGACCTGCCGAATACCGGTTCGACAGACCGGCGATCCCCTCGGCGTTGCAGCGATGAACCCCAAGGCGCAGGGTCTGCCGATCCATGCCTCAGGCCTCCGCCGCCGTCTTTCGATCCACGCCCTCCAGAACACGAGCGATCTCCAGAAACCGCCGCACCGCTTCGCATCCTTTGTGCGCGCCGCCGCCGCCCGAAGTTCGCTTGCCAACATATCCGTTCGAGGGATCTCAACCGCCATCAAAACCTCCATCTCCTGATGGCAACAATTCAGATCTTCAGGTCGAGGGGAATCCCGCGCGAGTCAGAGATCAGGGCTTTTGATATCAGGCGAGAGTTGCGCAACCGCGCCCTATAACATCTTGCCTTATTGTATCCAACGGTATACATTAGGCCGATGTGAACTTATGCGCCGCCAAAAAGGAATCTCCATGGACAAGATATGGGACGTGATCGTCGTAGGCTCGGGTAACGCGGCATTGTGTGCTGCGCTTGCCGCACGTGCCGAGGGCAGCAGTGTGCTGGTTGTAGAAAAGGCCCCGCGCGCCATGGCCGGCGGAAATACGCAATATACCGCAGGAGCAATGCGATTTGCGTATAACGGTATCGATGACCTTATGCCGCTTTTGGCCGATCTGACGGATCCTCGTCTCGAAGTGACCGACTTTGGCAGCTACACTACTCAAAGGTTTAGCGATGATCTGCTAGGTTTCAACGATGGCCGCCCTCTGTCTCCTGAGCAGCAAATCTTGATCGATCAGAGCTTGGAAACCATGCAGTGGCTGGGTCACCAAGGCGTAAAATTCGAGCCGATTTACAGCCGTCAATCATTCTTGAAAGATGGTCGTCATGTTTTTTGGGGCGGCTTGACACTCGCCGCTGCGGAGGAAGGCGTTGGCCTATTCGAGGCGGAACTTGCCGCTCTCGAGGAAAAGGGCGGTGAAATCCGTTTCGAACAGGCCGTTACTGGCCTGCTGGTCAAAGATGGATGCGTGACTGGTGTCACCGTCCGAAACTCCACTGGTGAGCAGGTTCTTCATGCTCGGGCGGTAATATTGGCTTGCGGCGGCTTCGAGGCGTCTGAGGAGCTGCGTGCGAAGTATATTGGACCCGATTGGGCAAAGGCCAAGGTTCGTGGAACACCTCACAATACCGGAGATGGGCTGCGCATGGCGTTCGAGCTAGGGGCAGAAATGTATGGATTCTACGAAGGTTGTCACGCGACGCCGATGGACTTGCACATGAAGGATTATGGCAATCTCGACATCCCTCACGGCGAACGCAAAAATTACCGGAAAATATCCTACTTCCTTGGGATAATGATCAATGCGGATGCCGTACGTTTCGTAGACGAGGGCCGCGATTTTCGCAATTACACCTATGCGCAGTTCGGCCGCGCCGTACTGGAACAACCCGGTCATTTCGCTTGGCAGATATTTGACGCCAAAGTGGATGACCTGCTTTATGCGGAATACCGCTTCCATGACGCACACTACGTGCAGGCAGATACACTAGAGGACCTAATACCGAAGCTTGAGGGGGTGAACCCAGCTGGGGCTCGCAGTACGATCGAGGCCTATAACCAAGCCGTCATGGACGATGTGGCGTTTGACCCGACGATCAAGGACGGCAAGGGCACACGTGGCCTGGAACTGCCAAAGTCGAACTGGGCGCAGAAGCTCGATACAGGGCCGTTCAAGGCCTATCCGGTCACGGGCGGCATCACGTTCACCTATGGAGGCGTCAAGCTGGGACAGGAAGGGCAGATCCTGCGCCCCGATGGCAGCGCGATCGATGGACTATTCGCATGTGGTGAAATGGTCGGCGGGGTGTTCTACAATGGCTACCCGGGTGGTTCGGGATTGACCTCCGGTGCGGTCTTCGGCCGGATTGCAGGACGCGGCGCCGCTGCTCAGGCCAAGGGGGCCTGAGCAATCACAGCGCCTTCGGTCTTGTTGAGCTCTAGTAACTGCTTGATCAGCCCGGTGCTGCGCGCCGTCGCTAGAAAGGCGTTCACTGCCGCCGTCAGCCGAGGATCACGACCTGCTGGCAGGCCCAAAGCCTGCTGGATGACCATGAACCGTTCTGGCAGTAGCCGAAGGCCAGGCAGGCGGCGCTGGTCGGCTTCCAGTTGCTGCCGGATCCCGGCGGCAACCTCGTACCCTTCGCGCAAGAAGAAATCGACGACCTCCTGCGAAGTCTTCACCCGCTCAAGCGACGCCGACGCAATCGTGCGGCTGAGGAAGAGGTCATAGGCGCTGCCACGACCGACGGCAATGCGGACGCCCGGACAATCTACCTGCGTCAGTGTCCGGATCGCAGAGGCGTCGCGGACCAGATACCACCCCTCGATCAGAATCCAGGGGTCGGTGAACGATACGGAAGTGGCACG contains these protein-coding regions:
- a CDS encoding ATP-binding protein — protein: MANVDENQLEMALLNLVVNARDAMQEGGLIEVVVDTVNASPSGQQIAIKVVDRGAGMDLATLSRATEPFFTTKGPTKGTGLGLSMVHGFAAQSGGRLELISKRGEGTQATILLPATEAPNIVDTGMTPSEAAPPSGLLATILVVDDDFLVLLNMQAMLEDMGHRVFPAHNGEDALKILDRVDEVDLVITDQAMPRMTGLQLAEAIHHRHPDLPIILATGYSELPTNHPNVTSKLNKPYFQAELDKAVSEALSSRPRPNVIPFKLPAI
- a CDS encoding IS630 family transposase (programmed frameshift), which produces MMAIEITRTDMSTSELRAAAARTKDAKAVRRILAIALVLEGADRKTAAEACGMDRQTLRDWVHRYNAEGITGLSNRYWAGPTPLLNSEQKAELARMVREGPDLEADGVVRWRCVDLKRKIEDRFGVVMHERTVGKQLAALGFRRLSVRPQHPKSDPLAQEAFKKNFAATVKAALPETAHGKPLEVWFQDEARVGQQGTLTRTWAECGTRPRAPRDTRYKWAYIFGAVCPSRATTAALVMPRADTSAMNAHLAEIAKTVASGAHAVLVMDGAGWHNSSALRIPDNITIVTLPPYAPELNPVENIWAYLRANCLAITVFDTYADIVDRCCSAWNAFANDPERVRSIATREYAKGVSA
- a CDS encoding transposase, producing MTVYVAMCPVDFRVGSERSQKTVRGTVFPTNGLALAVQEMFGLDPCLAGAVFAFRAKRAAHIKLLV
- a CDS encoding WGxxGxxG family protein, which codes for MSKGLRICTVALVLITSSPVLAQVATTEPANAPPVGVEQDDGFDWGLLGLLGLLGLAGLKGRQRDDVHTTTSRRS
- a CDS encoding response regulator; amino-acid sequence: MTPTPGGACSKTLLTTQKFEIYNLGGMSNAVILCRPLHELLRQSMNKTNLAGRRILVVEDELILSLDLCAQIEEFGGVVVGPAPTLEKGRFLFSSSPLPDGGILNMRIVKNMIYPLADDLLAAGVPFIFATCANKRSIPQRYAGIPLVGKPIDILHVAEELFPVCSELGRA
- a CDS encoding cupin domain-containing protein; this translates as MTDPAILRPDQLPVNDRANGARTIPLVTRSCGSTSLINGITAFDPGAKIGIHFHNCEESVLILEGDAVAEIDGQRHQLRAGDTTWIPANVPHRFLNESQELMRIFWTYATVDATRTMVATGIEQSIDDEHEKAKRA
- the tcuA gene encoding FAD-dependent tricarballylate dehydrogenase TcuA, with protein sequence MDKIWDVIVVGSGNAALCAALAARAEGSSVLVVEKAPRAMAGGNTQYTAGAMRFAYNGIDDLMPLLADLTDPRLEVTDFGSYTTQRFSDDLLGFNDGRPLSPEQQILIDQSLETMQWLGHQGVKFEPIYSRQSFLKDGRHVFWGGLTLAAAEEGVGLFEAELAALEEKGGEIRFEQAVTGLLVKDGCVTGVTVRNSTGEQVLHARAVILACGGFEASEELRAKYIGPDWAKAKVRGTPHNTGDGLRMAFELGAEMYGFYEGCHATPMDLHMKDYGNLDIPHGERKNYRKISYFLGIMINADAVRFVDEGRDFRNYTYAQFGRAVLEQPGHFAWQIFDAKVDDLLYAEYRFHDAHYVQADTLEDLIPKLEGVNPAGARSTIEAYNQAVMDDVAFDPTIKDGKGTRGLELPKSNWAQKLDTGPFKAYPVTGGITFTYGGVKLGQEGQILRPDGSAIDGLFACGEMVGGVFYNGYPGGSGLTSGAVFGRIAGRGAAAQAKGA
- a CDS encoding transporter substrate-binding domain-containing protein is translated as MTGDGLNALFAPTGTLRVVINTGNAILTRSAEDGRPAGISVDMAREFAADRSLPLELLTVPNAAASVALISEGQADLGFFAVDPARATSVSFTDPWILIEGWYLVRDASAIRTLTQVDCPGVRIAVGRGSAYDLFLSRTIASASLERVKTSQEVVDFFLREGYEVAAGIRQQLEADQRRLPGLRLLPERFMVIQQALGLPAGRDPRLTAAVNAFLATARSTGLIKQLLELNKTEGAVIAQAPLA